A window of Paraburkholderia megapolitana genomic DNA:
CATGCTCAACGACAGCACGGGCGTGATCAACAGCCTGTTGCAATCGGTGTTCGGCGTGAAGAACGCGATTCCGTTTCTCGTCGATGAGCACACTGCGTTGGCATCGCTGATTGCAGCCGAAGTATGGAACTCGACGCCGGTGTTCGCGGTGATTCTGCTCGCCGGTCTGATGGCGCTGCCGAAAGATCCGATCGAGGCATCGAAGGTGGACGGCTGCTCGCCGTGGCAGACGTTTCGCTATGTGACGCTGCCGTACCTGATGCCGTTTATCTACATCGCGATGACGATCCGTTCGCTCGACGTCGGCCGGGCCTACGACATCGTGCGGATCATGACCAACGGCGGCCCGGGCGGCCGCACCGAACTGCTGTGGACGATGGTCGGACGCATTGCCTACGACGATTCGCGCATGGGCTATGCCAACGCGATCGCGTACGTGTCGGTGCTGGTATCGATTCTCTTCACGCTGTACTTCTTTCGCAAACTGAACGCCGCACGCCGGCATATGGGGCCGGCCTGACATCATGAGCGATCTCTCTTTGCGCGCAGCAGAGCCACACGATGAACGTGCGCCGCGCCAGTGGCTGAAAACCTTCGGTTTGTGGTTCGGTGTGTTCGTCGTGATGGCGATCATCTGTCTGCCGGGGCTGTGGGTCGTGCTGAATGCGTTCCGCTCGAACGTCGCGATCCTGTCGAACCAGTCGCCGTTCGCGGCCAGCAGCTACACGCTCGACAACTTCCGCAGCATGTTCGGCTTCGGGCAGATGGCTTCGCTGCCAGTGCGGCAGTACTTCGTCAACTCCGTGATCATTTCGTGTGTGAGCACGGCGGCCGCGCTCGTCGTCGGTGTGCTGGGCGGCTATGCGTTCGCGCGCTTCGAATTTCGCCGCAAGAACGTGTTCTTCGTGCTGCTGATGCTGACGCGTGCGATTCCCGGCATCGCGCTGTCGCTGCCGGTTTTCATGCTGTGGGCGTGGACCGGTCTGCTCGACACGCGCATCGGCGTGATCATCGTGTATCTCGCGATGAATGTCCCGTTCACCGTGTGGCTGATCGATGGATTCTTTCGCGAAGTGCCGATCGAGCTGTCGCAGGCGGCGCAGATCGACGGCTGCAACCGCTGGCAGGCGTTCTGGCGCATCGAGTTACCGCTTGCGCGCTCGGGCATCGCATCGGCCGGGATCTTCGCGTTTCTGACGAGCTGGAACGAATTCGCACTCGCGACGCAACTGTGCCGCAGCCCCGATACGAAGACGTTGCCGGTCGGCCTGATGGACTTCACCGCGCAGTTCTCGGTCGACTGGGCCGGTATGTGCGCGATGGCGGTTGTCATCATCGTGCCGGCCATCATCCTGACATTCATCGTGCAAAAGCATCTGATCGCCGGCCTGACGCTCGGCGGTGTGAAGGGCTAGGCGCAGCGCAAAAGAAGAGGGCACTCATGACGACAATCGATGCGGTCGAGATCCGCCAGATCAACCTGCAGCCTAAAGTGAAACGCACCGACGCGATCCAGTCGTTCGTCGTGCAGGAAACCGTGTTGGTGACCCTGCGTTGTAGCGACGGCAGTACCGGCACTGGCTATACCTACACGATCGGCACGGGCGGTTCGTCGATCGTTGCGCTGTTGCGCGATCATCTCGCGCCGCAACTGATCGGACGTCGTCCCGCCGAATACGAGGCGATCTGGCGCGACCTGTTCTTCCACACGCATGCAACAGCCGTGGGCGCGATCACGAGTCTGGCTCTTGCCGCGATCGATACCGCGCTGTGGGATCGCAATACGCGTGTCGCGGGATTGCCGCTGTGGGTCGCGGCCGGCGGTGCGAAGCAGCGCATCCGCACTTACACGACCGAGGGCGGCTGGTT
This region includes:
- a CDS encoding carbohydrate ABC transporter permease: MMNVEPRSGEDLPTHSQRVSGAAGGLRAFGSRLSLPARLLLPAFVSVAIVVVLPLLFSLYTSFTSYRLTDPDTLWHVIGLRNYLRAFSNGDFWAAFGRTVLFLTVALNLELLFGLGIALLLNRVTTGQRALRTVMMFPMMFSPVLVGFQFKFMLNDSTGVINSLLQSVFGVKNAIPFLVDEHTALASLIAAEVWNSTPVFAVILLAGLMALPKDPIEASKVDGCSPWQTFRYVTLPYLMPFIYIAMTIRSLDVGRAYDIVRIMTNGGPGGRTELLWTMVGRIAYDDSRMGYANAIAYVSVLVSILFTLYFFRKLNAARRHMGPA
- a CDS encoding carbohydrate ABC transporter permease; protein product: MKTFGLWFGVFVVMAIICLPGLWVVLNAFRSNVAILSNQSPFAASSYTLDNFRSMFGFGQMASLPVRQYFVNSVIISCVSTAAALVVGVLGGYAFARFEFRRKNVFFVLLMLTRAIPGIALSLPVFMLWAWTGLLDTRIGVIIVYLAMNVPFTVWLIDGFFREVPIELSQAAQIDGCNRWQAFWRIELPLARSGIASAGIFAFLTSWNEFALATQLCRSPDTKTLPVGLMDFTAQFSVDWAGMCAMAVVIIVPAIILTFIVQKHLIAGLTLGGVKG